The following coding sequences lie in one Pontibacter sp. G13 genomic window:
- a CDS encoding NYN domain-containing protein, whose amino-acid sequence MDTNYVAIYLDFENLAISAESVYPSRVKPFELEPLVDYATTKGVICVRKAYADWSQEAFAKYQGRLMEQGFELIHMPATNQQGKNGCDVRLAIDTMEYLEVFPDIGTVIIGSGDTDFIPLIQRMKARGKQVIMIGFEHSVGTLVKRNSTEFKSLDELIGKPEVGANSHDSRFDPDLETGRNLLLRFMRTHVETGPVLMSRLKQHLLRLDPSFSERELGFHSFKDFIESLREDLIEDVVIDEHDLPVVHFRELPDHESVVISPDAREMALRFLSKKLRYQKRAALRLEMSEALYSTFQMKQPLSMNEMFDSVSDRVGRSITKSDIKKYVNTLFTGGAFKPITAQTSGPLLSRPVVLHEVVQTPDVLDQIYIRRVSEILQSRYTDLEPQEILELLI is encoded by the coding sequence ATGGACACGAACTACGTGGCGATATACCTTGATTTTGAGAACCTCGCGATTTCGGCGGAGTCGGTTTACCCATCTCGGGTAAAACCCTTCGAACTGGAACCGCTGGTAGATTATGCGACGACCAAAGGAGTGATCTGCGTACGGAAGGCGTATGCGGATTGGTCACAAGAGGCTTTCGCTAAATATCAAGGACGGTTGATGGAACAGGGATTTGAGCTCATTCACATGCCCGCGACCAATCAGCAGGGAAAAAATGGCTGCGACGTACGACTGGCTATTGACACCATGGAATATCTGGAAGTATTCCCTGACATTGGCACGGTGATCATCGGCTCAGGAGATACGGATTTCATCCCGTTGATTCAACGTATGAAAGCTCGTGGCAAGCAAGTGATCATGATCGGATTTGAGCACAGCGTCGGTACGCTCGTCAAGCGAAACTCTACAGAATTCAAATCCCTCGACGAACTCATAGGTAAGCCCGAGGTGGGGGCCAATTCTCATGATTCGCGATTCGATCCCGACCTGGAAACTGGACGGAATTTGCTGTTGAGATTCATGCGAACCCATGTCGAGACAGGACCTGTTTTGATGTCTCGACTCAAGCAGCATCTCCTGCGCCTTGATCCTTCCTTTTCGGAGCGGGAATTGGGCTTTCATTCTTTCAAGGATTTCATCGAATCTCTCCGTGAGGACCTGATCGAAGATGTCGTCATCGATGAACATGACTTGCCGGTGGTGCATTTCAGGGAACTACCAGATCACGAATCTGTGGTAATATCCCCTGACGCCCGGGAAATGGCGCTTCGATTCCTTTCCAAAAAACTGCGATACCAGAAGCGGGCAGCTCTCCGCCTGGAAATGTCTGAAGCTCTATATTCCACCTTCCAGATGAAACAACCCTTGTCGATGAACGAGATGTTTGATTCGGTTTCGGATCGGGTAGGGCGAAGCATCACCAAGTCAGACATCAAAAAATACGTCAATACACTCTTTACGGGAGGGGCATTCAAGCCGATTACCGCTCAAACCAGCGGGCCATTGCTCTCGCGTCCGGTAGTCTTGCATGAGGTTGTCCAAACCCCAGATGTACTAGATCAAATCTATATCCGGCGCGTTTCCGAAATTCTACAATCGCGCTATACAGACCTTGAGCCGCAGGAGATTTTGGAACTGTTGATTTAA
- a CDS encoding acyl-CoA synthetase: protein MIKTIEDIEAIEQTPFEDQQLPASTYAYLQQGAAINPDAPALTFFAQAKDDLFKDSETYSYRAFMRHIHQTGNMMNDLGIGPEDVVSMVLPNLPEAHFTIWGTQTTGIVNPINPLLEAHQIKEILQAAKTSVLVTIAPFPNTDIWEKIDSIRHELPDLKTILRINIEDHLSGIKKWAVRAMMTLKRRAKPILDQTILDFNQFRSLFPMEGLSFQRNIQPTDIAAFFHTGGTTGTPKLARHTHRNEVYDSWAMLKTLGMSGAGVNFFCGLPLFHVNGVMVTGLGPFGSGAHVVLGTPSGYRGEGLMDNFWRIVEHYKLSFFSGVPTVYSTLLNKPIKEADISSLQYAICGAAPMPVEVFRNFEKMTGVRIVEGYGCTEGTCASAVNPPGGDRRIGSIGYRFPYQEMKTVILDEEGKYARDAAIDEIGIVAIRGYNVFAGYTEERFNQQAWIDTGDGQGPFYNTGDLGRMDQDQYFWLTGRKKELIIRGGHNIDPKMIEEPLSSHPQVELVAAVGRPDPRVGEIPVAFVQLKPGAATTVPELMEFAQTHIGERAAIPKHIHIMESLPVTAVGKIFKPDLIYLEVKEVFQEEMAQMSTVETCTVTVGPDNVHGMLAQLDIHPKSGTDPASVEREIHKILGAYSVKYVVKISAAVAT, encoded by the coding sequence ATGATCAAGACCATCGAAGATATTGAGGCCATTGAGCAGACGCCTTTCGAGGACCAGCAATTGCCCGCCTCCACTTACGCCTACCTCCAACAAGGTGCCGCCATCAATCCTGATGCGCCCGCGCTCACCTTCTTTGCCCAGGCCAAGGACGACCTGTTCAAAGATTCAGAGACCTACTCCTACCGAGCGTTCATGCGGCACATTCACCAGACTGGCAACATGATGAACGATCTGGGAATAGGACCTGAGGATGTCGTTTCGATGGTACTCCCCAATCTACCCGAGGCGCATTTTACCATTTGGGGTACCCAGACCACCGGGATTGTCAATCCCATCAACCCGCTTCTGGAAGCTCATCAGATCAAGGAAATTCTCCAAGCCGCCAAAACCTCCGTTCTGGTCACGATTGCGCCATTCCCCAATACTGACATTTGGGAGAAGATCGATTCCATCCGGCACGAACTGCCCGACCTCAAAACCATCCTCCGAATCAACATCGAGGATCATCTCAGCGGAATCAAAAAATGGGCGGTCCGAGCAATGATGACCCTCAAGCGTCGCGCCAAACCGATTCTGGACCAGACCATTCTGGATTTCAATCAGTTCAGGAGCCTATTTCCCATGGAAGGCCTGAGTTTCCAACGCAACATTCAGCCCACGGATATAGCTGCTTTTTTCCATACTGGCGGGACCACCGGCACTCCCAAGCTCGCAAGGCATACCCATCGCAACGAGGTGTATGATTCATGGGCGATGCTCAAAACGCTGGGGATGAGTGGCGCTGGGGTCAACTTCTTTTGCGGCCTTCCGCTCTTCCATGTCAATGGTGTCATGGTGACAGGCTTGGGGCCATTTGGCAGTGGGGCACACGTCGTACTCGGTACTCCGAGTGGGTATCGCGGCGAAGGCTTGATGGACAATTTTTGGCGGATTGTCGAGCATTACAAATTGAGCTTCTTCTCAGGAGTCCCGACCGTGTACTCCACCTTGCTCAACAAGCCCATCAAGGAGGCGGATATTTCCTCGCTGCAATACGCCATCTGTGGCGCGGCTCCGATGCCGGTCGAGGTTTTCCGCAATTTCGAGAAAATGACTGGCGTGCGGATTGTCGAAGGCTACGGCTGCACGGAAGGCACTTGCGCCAGCGCAGTCAACCCACCCGGCGGAGATCGGAGGATCGGTTCCATAGGGTATCGATTCCCCTATCAAGAAATGAAAACTGTGATCCTCGACGAAGAGGGAAAATATGCCAGAGATGCAGCGATAGACGAGATTGGCATCGTCGCCATCCGTGGATACAATGTCTTCGCGGGCTACACCGAGGAGCGATTCAACCAACAAGCTTGGATTGATACCGGCGATGGACAAGGGCCTTTCTACAACACTGGAGATTTGGGTCGTATGGATCAGGATCAATATTTCTGGCTCACAGGCCGCAAGAAAGAATTGATCATCCGAGGCGGGCACAATATCGATCCCAAAATGATCGAGGAGCCGCTTTCCTCCCATCCTCAGGTGGAACTGGTGGCCGCAGTGGGTCGTCCAGATCCTCGAGTCGGTGAAATTCCCGTTGCATTTGTACAGCTCAAACCGGGAGCCGCGACCACCGTGCCGGAATTGATGGAATTTGCCCAAACCCATATCGGGGAACGTGCTGCCATTCCCAAGCACATCCACATCATGGAATCATTGCCCGTGACGGCGGTCGGCAAGATCTTCAAACCCGACCTGATCTATCTGGAAGTGAAGGAGGTCTTTCAGGAAGAAATGGCCCAAATGTCTACCGTAGAAACATGTACCGTAACAGTCGGACCCGACAACGTACATGGAATGCTCGCCCAACTGGATATTCATCCCAAATCAGGCACAGATCCGGCTTCCGTAGAACGAGAAATCCATAAAATCCTCGGCGCCTATAGCGTCAAATATGTCGTGAAGATTTCGGCAGCTGTGGCTACTTAG
- a CDS encoding alkane 1-monooxygenase gives MNRFRALKYGMAYSLFLTAIPALLLKGPFTWLPFAYAFVVIPSLELIFRPDPRNLDKAEEEVVRNDRLYDFMIYATIPLLWIALIAFCWTFQHAELAGWERAGLIFSIGTLCGAYGINVGHELGHRKKPFERTLAKISLMGSLYMHFFIEHNRGHHKRVSTHEDPASARRGEMLYAFWFRSIIFSYLSAWNLERERLAKKQSSFWSWDNEMIRFHVIQLGLLAVIAGAIGPLAMAGFIGTAFVGMLLLETVNYIEHYGLTRQELKPGKYERVMPEHSWNSNHIMGRLLLFELSRHSDHHHLASRQYQVLRSIDHAPQMPTGYPGMMVMATVPPIWFRVMHRNIEKYQQVDG, from the coding sequence ATGAACCGATTCCGCGCATTGAAATACGGGATGGCCTACAGCCTTTTCCTCACAGCTATTCCCGCTCTCCTGTTGAAGGGCCCTTTCACTTGGTTGCCATTTGCCTATGCATTTGTGGTGATCCCCTCATTGGAATTGATTTTCCGACCAGATCCGCGGAATTTGGACAAGGCCGAGGAGGAGGTTGTCCGCAATGATCGTCTCTATGACTTCATGATCTATGCGACCATTCCGCTCCTTTGGATCGCGTTGATTGCCTTCTGCTGGACGTTTCAGCATGCGGAATTGGCAGGCTGGGAGCGTGCAGGACTTATTTTTTCCATTGGTACCCTTTGTGGCGCTTATGGCATCAATGTCGGTCATGAACTCGGGCACCGCAAAAAGCCCTTTGAACGAACGCTCGCCAAGATCTCCCTCATGGGATCGCTATACATGCACTTCTTCATCGAGCACAATCGCGGCCATCACAAACGTGTCTCTACGCACGAAGATCCTGCCTCTGCCCGACGCGGTGAAATGCTGTATGCCTTTTGGTTTCGGTCTATCATCTTCAGCTACCTATCTGCCTGGAATTTGGAGCGGGAGCGCCTCGCCAAAAAACAATCTTCCTTCTGGTCTTGGGACAATGAGATGATCCGATTCCACGTGATCCAGCTTGGACTCCTTGCTGTGATTGCAGGGGCGATTGGCCCCTTGGCGATGGCAGGATTCATCGGAACGGCCTTCGTCGGTATGCTGTTGTTGGAGACGGTGAACTATATCGAGCATTACGGCCTCACCCGTCAGGAACTCAAGCCCGGCAAATACGAGCGCGTCATGCCCGAGCACAGCTGGAATTCCAATCACATCATGGGCCGCCTGCTGCTATTTGAACTATCGAGGCATTCCGATCATCATCATCTGGCAAGTCGCCAATACCAGGTGCTCCGAAGCATCGATCATGCGCCTCAGATGCCCACGGGATATCCTGGCATGATGGTTATGGCGACGGTTCCTCCGATCTGGTTTCGTGTGATGCATCGCAATATCGAGAAGTATCAGCAAGTGGACGGGTAA
- the rsgA gene encoding ribosome small subunit-dependent GTPase A, which translates to MAKKQAKKPKKKKKAASMGDPSEWSAGTVIRSVGSSSRVLGDSGEWVDCVVRGKFRIQGINSTNPVAVGDRVHFMAPKEPEELGVITELLPRKNYILRKAATHNRKVHILCANVDQALLLFTIDFPTTSTGFADRYLVVTEAYDIPTKIVINKIDLLETEEQQARLAEVTDMYRNLGYEVIHISALDESYQDTVADLLVGKTSFIGGHSGSGKSTLINMIDPDLNLKTSEISEATTKGRHTTTYAEMHPLVTGGAIIDSPGIRELGLAQFEREELGHYFREIRDRMGECKFHNCLHLQEPHCAVKAAVESGEIHYKRYESYLRLLDEIEEGKDW; encoded by the coding sequence ATGGCGAAAAAGCAGGCAAAGAAACCCAAGAAGAAGAAAAAGGCTGCCTCCATGGGAGATCCCAGCGAATGGTCCGCTGGGACTGTCATTCGCTCGGTAGGCTCCAGCAGCCGTGTGTTGGGGGATTCGGGAGAATGGGTGGATTGTGTCGTAAGAGGCAAGTTTCGCATTCAAGGAATCAACTCCACCAACCCGGTGGCAGTAGGCGACAGAGTCCATTTCATGGCTCCCAAAGAGCCGGAGGAATTGGGCGTCATCACAGAATTGCTCCCCCGCAAAAATTATATCCTCCGAAAGGCCGCAACCCACAACCGCAAGGTCCATATCCTCTGTGCCAATGTGGATCAGGCATTGCTGCTCTTCACGATTGATTTTCCGACGACTTCCACAGGTTTTGCGGATCGATACCTCGTGGTGACGGAAGCCTATGATATCCCCACCAAGATCGTCATCAACAAAATCGACCTGCTCGAAACTGAAGAGCAGCAAGCACGACTCGCCGAGGTGACCGACATGTACCGAAATCTCGGGTACGAAGTTATCCATATCAGCGCATTGGACGAATCCTACCAAGATACAGTGGCCGATCTGCTGGTAGGCAAAACGAGCTTCATCGGAGGACACTCAGGTTCTGGGAAATCTACCTTGATCAACATGATCGACCCCGATCTCAACCTGAAGACCAGCGAAATTTCGGAAGCCACCACCAAAGGTCGCCATACCACCACCTATGCAGAAATGCACCCACTCGTCACTGGCGGGGCAATCATCGATTCTCCGGGAATTCGGGAATTGGGGCTTGCTCAATTTGAGCGGGAGGAGCTAGGACACTATTTCCGGGAGATCCGCGATCGCATGGGCGAATGCAAATTCCACAACTGCCTTCACCTTCAAGAGCCGCACTGCGCGGTCAAGGCAGCCGTCGAATCTGGCGAAATCCACTACAAACGCTATGAATCCTATCTGAGGCTGCTGGATGAAATTGAAGAAGGAAAAGATTGGTAG